In Podospora pseudopauciseta strain CBS 411.78 chromosome 3, whole genome shotgun sequence, one genomic interval encodes:
- a CDS encoding hypothetical protein (EggNog:ENOG503NTYP; COG:I; COG:J; COG:T), with protein sequence AGAERLCPQWQESWHTPWRAGNEYENDDESDRKPTFGFMPNDGIVVPHPPVARALEIVKQTLTNADFEGPIARIRGAYLPRNRERVPVSKRRPPIPLPEYEQYNDYWQSSAGKTSSGRRVDVVIAPAGPHSAIPPGRFIHSAYTSALNVLNFCIALRIRTWTPWTQTSNPLPTRIGETYLHTDDPELFDGTPAAIQLFGRRLGEERVLSVAQIVVDAVEAWKRKHHRE encoded by the exons gccggggccgagagGTTATGCCCACAGTGGCAGGAATCATGGCACACTCCATGGCGAGCGGGCAATGAGTACGAAAACGACGACGAATCGGACCGTAAACCAACTTTTGGGTTCATGCCAAATGACGGCATCGTAGTTCCGCATCCACCAGTTGCCCGGGCCCTGGAGATCGTGAAACAGACTTTGACGAATGCAGATTTTGAG GGTCCGATTGCACGGA TCCGGGGAGCCTATCTTCCCCGAAATCGTGAACGTGTCCCCGTCAGCAAGCGCAGACCTCCGATTCCACTCCCAGAGTATGAGCAG TACAACGATTACTGGCAGTCTTCCGCAGGCAAAACAAGTTCTG GTCGGCGTGTTGACGTTGTCATTGCTCCGGCCGGTCCACATAGTGCCATTCCACCTGGAAGGTTCATTCATTCGGCGTACACAAGCGCTCTCAACGTGCTCAACTTTTGCATCGCC TTGCGGATAAGAACCTGGACACCCTGGACCCAAACTTCCAACCCCTTGCCGACAAGGATCGGCGAAACATACCTTCAT ACGGACGATCCCGAACTCTTCGATGGCACACCGGCTGCCATTCAGCTGTTTGGACGCCGACTGGGTGAGGAAAGAGTGCTATCTGTGGCGCAGATTGTAGTTGACGCCGTTGAGGCGTGGAAGAGAAAACACCATCGGGAATAA
- a CDS encoding hypothetical protein (COG:S; EggNog:ENOG503P5U0), protein MSNVDNSLDFFPRPALARCASHRKPSPLTSTAMASLPPYQYQPLDLDADSIRLVRLCKGLSNEQIHCELLETYVHASKGVPYEALSYTWGTIDREEFIIVGRNSTLQVTENLYTALVNLRHPHTDRLLWIDAICIDQNNDKERGHQVGQMRKIYQNAEEVLVWLGPGRTAEAQLAMKFLEDVNEQVSETDQLWSWKLRRENWRSELNWRKWNFLERLPDTTLAEYRGALEGLLASPWFRRVWIIQEVACSKKARIMCGRKSIPSRTFAIAPEFLGSAVDDHVQAILDVMPGFRRSESWWSHTRTLGILLRKFRDSQATDIRDKVFALLGMAPDAEAEITPDYETDTRQIVQKTASFLVFGKVVDKKTYEFPLWSLRELPEKTDEMVEEALHRMMSGGGILSTDVWIHVPVSLDPADLLNGWNTRGEYGQYSTGFVRWNDQRILMKLARFVFREALDTLVLLGPEPNLGQKASRPSVSLAVCLAAQYQQWKVVKLLVGYPTAVRKSDMDSLESPGLTRAIWMAAWKRHLKMIRLIKYGVDLDAKWEHGDLERADAIDVCNALVVIDGASDSALPEFDDSETKLIGWWHIYVREVKIMELLAARGVPLDQIWAFPNRKNWVSNAPRIVETFIMHGIEIGPVCKALCKASGVGVVDGYGD, encoded by the coding sequence ATGAGCAACGTCGACAACAGCCTAGATTTCTTCCCTCGCCCCGCATTGGCTCGCTGCGCCTCACACCGCAAACCTTCACCTTTGACCTCAACAGCTATGGCTTCATTACCACCATACCAGTACCAACCGCTCGACCTCGATGCCGACTCGATCCGTCTCGTCCGACTATGCAAAGGATTGTCCAATGAGCAGATCCACtgcgagcttctcgagacCTACGTCCATGCCTCCAAAGGCGTCCCATACGAAGCACTCTCGTACACATGGGGAACCATAGATCGAGAGGAATTCATCATTGTTGGCCGCAATTCAACCTTGCAGGTGACGGAGAACCTGTATACCGCCCTCGTAAACCTCAGACACCCACATACTGATAGGTTATTGTGGATTGATGCGATATGCATCGATCAAAACAATGACAAGGAACGGGGCCACCAGGTTGGTCAAATGAGGAAAATCTATCAGAATGCCGAGGAGGTCCTTGTGTGGCTGGGTCCCGGAAGAACTGCTGAAGCACAGTTGGCCATGAAGTTCCTGGAAGATGTCAATGAACAGGTTTCGGAAACTGACCAACTGTGGAGCTGGAAACTTCGTCGAGAAAATTGGAGGTCAGAATTGAATTGGCGGAAATGGAACTTTTTGGAGCGGCTTCCAGACACAACATTGGCAGAGTACCGGGGAGCTTTGGAGGGCCTGCTTGCGAGTCCTTGGTTTAGACGCGTCTGGATCATTCAGGAGGTTGCCTGCTCAAAGAAGGCCAGAATTATGTGTGGCCGAAAGAGCATACCATCGAGGACGTTTGCTATTGCACCAGAGTTTCTCGGTTCCGCGGTCGATGATCATGTGCAGGCAATCCTTGATGTGATGCCGGGCTTCCGAAGATCTGAATCATGGTGGAGTCACACTCGGACTCTGGGAATTCTCTTACGGAAATTCAGGGACAGTCAGGCGACTGACATTCGAGACAAGGTCTTTGCGCTACTTGGTATGGCGCCGGACGCAGAAGCCGAGATCACGCCAGACTATGAAACGGATACCCGGCAGATTGTCCAAAAAACAGCCTCCTTTCTTGTATTCGGGAAGGTTGTTGATAAGAAAACATACGAGTTTCCGTTGTGGTCATTGCGTGAGCTACCTGAGAAGACGGATGAGATGGTCGAAGAAGCGCTTCACAGAATGATgagcggaggagggatcTTATCAACCGATGTCTGGATACATGTTCCCGTCAGCCTTGATCCTGCCGACTTGCTAAACGGTTGGAATACTCGTGGCGAGTATGGCCAGTATAGCACGGGCTTTGTGCGATGGAACGATCAGCGAATCCTAATGAAGCTTGCGAGATTCGTTTTTCGAGAGGCATTAGACACTCTCGTTTTGCTAGGGCCCGAACCTAACCTTGGCCAAAAAGCGTCTCGACCGTCAGTGTCACTAGCTGTATGCCTGGCAGCCCAGTATCAGCAATGGAAGGTTGTGAAGTTGCTGGTTGGGTATCCGACAGCTGTTCGAAAGTCGGATATGGACAGCCTTGAATCGCCGGGGCTGACAAGAGCTATCTGGATGGCAGCTTGGAAGCGTCACTTGAAGATGATACGCCTGATCAAATATGGTGTGGACCTCGATGCAAAGTGGGAACATGGAGATTTGGAGCGAGCAGATGCAATTGATGTTTGCAATGCCCTTGTTGTGATCGACGGCGCCTCTGATTCAGCTCTGCCCGAGTTTGACGACTCTGAAACCAAGCTGATTGGTTGGTGGCATATCTATGTTCGAGAGGTCAAGATTATGGAATTGCTGGCAGCCCGTGGTGTCCCGTTGGACCAAATTTGGGCGTTTCCGAATCGCAAGAACTGGGTTAGCAATGCGCCCAGAATTGTCGAAACGTTTATCATGCATGGTATAGAAATTGGACCCGTGTGCAAAGCTCTTTGCAAAGCTTCgggtgttggggtggtaGACGGCTATGGGGATTGA
- the INDA1 gene encoding Amino-acid permease inda1 (EggNog:ENOG503NUN0; COG:E), whose protein sequence is MSSSEEKGPLPVTPEKEVPPPQFTHGGDAINQHRDQEDFWTRNGLNLKSFQRRGDGASIDSLDRTMKTRHLHMIAIGGSIGAGFFVGSGKALATGGPATLLIDFSIIGIMMFNTVYALGELAVMFPVSGGFYTYSTRFIDPSWGFAMGWNYVMQWSIVLPLELTVCGITIQYWTKDVNVAVWITVFMFAIIFVNVFGTLGYAEEEFWSSVLKLGATVVFMIIAVVLVCGGGPEGSAYDEYSGGKLWQDPGAFANGFRGFCSVFVTAAFSFSGTELVGLAAAEARNPVKSLPGAIKQVFWRITLFYILGLTFIGLLVRHDDDRLLGGDNPYINVDASPFVLVGLDANLYGYDSFMNVIILVSVLSIGVSSVYGGSRTLTALSQQGYAPKIFSYIDRSGRPLISVLFVCAFGPLAYVNLSTSGVVVFDWLLALSGLAALFTWGSICLAHIRFRKAWARQGHTLDEIPFKAAGGVYGSYLGLLLVILVLIAQLFVAICPVGGGFNDVEGFFKSYLALPVVIVFWIGGFIWKRTGWLRTDQIDVDTGRRELPWDEINEYRERLAQMPAWKRVLHTVFV, encoded by the exons ATGTCGTCCTCAGAAGAGAAGGGACCCCTCCCTGTCACTCCTGAGAAGGAGGTTCCTCCCCCACAGTTCACCCACGGGGGTGATGCCATCAACCAGCATCGCGACCAAGAGGACTTCTGGACTCGCAATGGCCTCAACCTCAAGTCCTTCCAGAGACGTGGCGATGGCGCCTCCATCGACTCTCTCGACCGCACCATGAAGACCCGCCATCTGCACATGATTGCCATCGGTGGTTCTATCGGTGCTGGTTTCTTCGTTGGTTCCGGAAAGGCCCTCGCTACCGGTGGTCCCGcaaccctcctcatcgaTTTCTCCATCATTGGTATTATGATGTTCAACACGGTCTACGCTCTCGGCGAACTTGCTGTCATGTTCCCTGTCTCTGGTGGTTTCTACACGTACTCTACTCGCTTCATCGATCCTTCCTGGGGTTTCGCCATGGGCTGGAACTACGTCATGCAATGGTCTATCGTCTTGCCTCTTGAACTCACGGTCTGCGGTATCACAATTCAATATTGGACGAAAGACGTCAATGTCG CTGTCTGGATCACCGTCTTCATGTTTgccatcatcttcgtcaACGTTTTCGGCACTCTCGGGTAcgctgaggaggagttcTGGTCTTCAGTACTCAAGCTCGGAGCGACTGTCGTCTTCATGATCATTgccgtcgtcctcgtctgtggtggtggtcctgAGGGCAGCGCTTACGACGAATACTCTGGTGGCAAGCTTTGGCAAGATCCTGGCGCTTTCGCCAACGGCTTCCGTGGCTTCTGCTCCGTCTTCGTCACTGCTgctttctccttctccggAACTGAGCTGGTCGGTCTTGCCGCTGCTGAGGCCCGCAACCCCGTCAAGTCTCTTCCAGGTGCCATCAAGCAGGTGTTCTGGCGTATCACCCTCTTCTACATCCTGGGTCTCACCTTCATCGGTCTCCTCGTCCGCCACGATGACGACCGTCTCCTCGGTGGTGACAACCCGTACATCAACGTCGATGCTTCTCCCTTCGTCCTGGTCGGTCTCGATGCCAACCTTTACGGCTATGATTCGTTCATGAACGTCATTATTTTGGTCTCCGTCCTTTCCATCGGTGTTTCCTCCGTCTATGGTGGTTCCCGTACCCTCACTGCCCTTTCCCAGCAGGGTTATGCCCCCAAGATCTTCTCCTACATCGACCGCTCCGGCCGCCCTCTCATCTCCGTGCTCTTCGTTTGCGCTTTCGGCCCCCTCGCCTATGTCAACCTGAGCACTTCCGGTGTCGTTGTCTTCGACTGGCTCCTCGCCTTGTCTGGTCTTGCCGCCCTCTTCACCTGGGGTTCCATCTGCTTGGCCCATATCCGCTTCCGCAAGGCTTGGGCTCGCCAGGGTCACACTCTGGATGAGATTCCCTTCAAGGCCGCTGGTGGTGTCTATGGTTCTtacctcggcctcctccttgtcatcctcgtcttgaTCGCTCAGCTTTTCGTCGCCATCTGCCccgtcggcggcggcttcaACGATGTCGAGGGCTTCTTCAAGTCTTATCTCGCCCTTcccgtcgtcatcgtcttctgGATCGGTGGTTTCATCTGGAAGCGAACAGGTTGGCTCCGCACCGACCAGATCGATGTTGACACTGGCCGCCGCGAGCTCCCCTGGGACGAGATCAACGAGTACCGCGAGAGGCTTGCTCAGATGCCCGCCTGGAAGCGCGTCTTGCATACTGTCTTCgtctaa
- the EGC2 gene encoding endo-1,4-beta-glucanase (CAZy:GH5; COG:G; EggNog:ENOG503NVK2) translates to MVSHAMRVHQRCHDRSTVVSIPSPFTHCSLGTEGKMAPKTPMRCLRVEGTDIVDADGKQVILKGCATGGHTNMENFITGYPGHENEMRKAMLEVLGQEKYDFFFDKVCSVAPSSSTDHGLTPVKFLEYFFTPSDARFLASLGLNCIRIPINYHHFLDDHNPGIIKQEGFKLIDRIVDACAAEGLYTIIDMHTFPGGQNQGWHSDAGIHKALFWDFKVFQDSMTDLWVEIAKHYKNNTWVAGYNPMNEPADPDHTALQAWYKRVEKAIREVDPDHILFLDGNTYAMDFTGFKEVLPNCVYAIHDYASFGFPAGEPYVGSPEQKESLQKTYERKVQFMKEKDVPIWNGEFGPVYASPGDENYEKVNQQRYDLLGQQLKIYKKDEISWSIWLYKDIGFQGMVHASPDSAYIKLLKPFLEKKKRLGVDKWGRDDSAVKHIYEPVIAHFKEAILPENINKRYPQVWKIEGHIHRVLRETLMSEILCWEYASYFEGKTLEELDELAGSFKLENCVKREGLNEILRRDAKGRTA, encoded by the exons ATGGTCAGCCATGCCATGCGAGTACATCAACGTTGTCATGACCGTTCAACTGTTGTCTCGATTCCATCCCCCTTCACACATTGCTCTTTGGGCACTGAAGGGAAGATGGCGCCCAAGACACCAATGAGATGCCTCCGTGTGGAGGGGACTGACATCGTTGATGCTGATGGAAAGCAGGTAATTCTCAAAGGT TGTGCCACTGGCGGTCACACCAACATGGAGAACTTCATCACTGGCTACCCTGGTCATGAGAATGAGATGAGGAAGGCAATGCTTGAAGTTCTCGGTCAGGAGAAATATGACTTCTTCTTCGACAAGGTCTGCTCTGTTGCCCCTTCTTCCAGTACTGATCATGGTCTAACACCCGTGAAGTTCCTCGAATACTTCTTCACTCCCTCCGACGCCCGCTTTCTTGCCTCCCTTGGCCTAAACTGCATCCGCATCCCCATCAACTACCACCACTTCCTTGATGACCACAACCCGGGCATCATCAAGCAGGAAGGCTTCAAGCTCATTGATCGCATTGTCGACGCCTGTGCAGCGGAGGGCTTATATACCATCATCGACATGCACACCTTCCCTGGAGGCCAAAATCAAGGCTGGCACTCTGATGCGGGTATTCACAAAGCTCTGTTTTGGGACTTCAAAGTCTTCCAGGACAGCATGACGGATCTTTGGGTCGAGATTGCGAAGCATTACAAAAATAACACCTGG GTCGCTGGCTACAACCCCATGAACGAACCCGCCGACCCTGACCACACTGCACTTCAAGCCTGGTACAAGCGAGTCGAAAAGGCTATTCGCGAGGTTGACCCAGATCACATTCTGTTTCTGGACGGCAACACCTACGCCATGGATTTCACCGGGTTCAAGGAAGTCCTCCCCAACTGCGTGTACGCCATACACGACTACGCCAGCTTTGGCTTCCCAGCAGGCGAGCCCTATGTTGGAAGCCCCGAGCAGAAGGAGTCCCTGCAGAAGACATACGAGAGGAAGGTGCAGTTCATGAAAGAGAAAGATGTCCCG ATTTGGAACGGCGAGTTTGGTCCCGTCTATGCGAGCCCGGGAGACGAGAACTATGAGAAAGTCAATCAGCAACGTTACGACCTGCTAGGCCAGCAGCTGAAAATCTACAAGAAAGATGAGATCAGCTGGAGCATTTGGCTGTACAAAGACATTGGGTTTCAAGGCATGGTCCACGCTTCGCCAGACTCGGCTTACATCAAGCTGCTGAAGCCTTttctggagaagaagaagcgtTTGGGTGTTGATAAATG GGGCCGCGACGACTCTGCCGTAAAGCACATCTACGAGCCCGTCATCGCTCACTTCAAGGAGGCAATTCTTCCCGAGAATATCAACAAGAGATACCCACAAGTGTGGAAGATAGAAGGGCATATTCACCGAGTGTTGAGGGAGACTCTCATGAGTGAGATTTTGTGCTGGGAGTATGCGAGTTACTTTGAGGGCAAGACGTTGGAGGAGCTAGATGAGCTGGCGGGGAGTTTCAAGTTGGAGAACTGTGTGAaaagggaggggttgaatgagattttgaggagggaTGCAAAGGGGCGAACAGCGTAG
- a CDS encoding hypothetical protein (EggNog:ENOG503P7UW) — MWHLFASGSLSSSLFFALFSLGPLAEAAQCYGINGQKTSGTQCSRDATGTGSSHSSCCDESRQEACLSSGLCFATQRGDNHTFWSQGCTDPTGMDPACPSYCGRSSQYISMPIQPSYTMLHCGSGTWCCCYDNLGMACNQAQCCARNFTLSRGLGTVTRQFDNNGDSASISSNGGANPENTVDNPMPGLPANMPPWMRLVPVIAAGLLASLLLASIVALGFSCTQNRRLRRQVESLQNLNTSLTTEKLRSYSISRSSPTSSARPSVSAPLAPPLLITTAAANDDPVSSEPKTSVEDYLPPISARSPLTANTPSRSPHDGPSRTAMERRPSSAWVPENSYTNEEPIRTPRTPITAAYHHHLSMVNQALGPSSARSMYGVGSSDPLPQTHPQHHHYQHPQEGQWHGPPGYPIAMPSPIRPAAHEEQRPSWPIRDGQNARYTTYTQSEYFPDQSESYNSSTPPEYQYEVGGNSISELPGSAERGKR; from the coding sequence ATGTGGCACCTCTTCGCCTCCGGTTCGCTCAGCAGCTCCCTATTTTTCGCCCTCTTTTCCCTCGGCCCATTGGCTGAAGCAGCACAGTGCTATGGTATAAACGGACAAAAGACGTCGGGGACACAGTGCAGTCGTGACGCTACAGGAACAGGTTCTTCTCACTCATCATGTTGTGATGAGAGCAGGCAAGAAGCCTGTCTCTCCAGTGGCCTCTGTTTCGCAACTCAGAGAGGGGACAATCACACGTTTTGGTCTCAAGGATGCACTGACCCAACGGGAATGGACCCGGCTTGTCCATCTTACTGTGGGAGGTCGAGCCAGTACATCTCTATGCCGATACAACCATCCTATACGATGCTTCACTGCGGAAGCGGCACCTGGTGTTGCTGTTACGACAACCTCGGAATGGCATGTAATCAGGCGCAATGTTGTGCACGAAACTTTACCCTTTCTCGAGGATTAGGAACCGTAACGAGGCAGTTCGATAATAATGGCGACAGTGCCAGTATCTCTAGTAACGGAGGAGCGAACCCCGAGAATACAGTAGACAACCCAATGCCCGGTTTACCTGCCAATATGCCCCCTTGGATGCGCCTCGTTCCCGTCATTGCAGCCGGTCTGCTTGCTTCACTTCTTCTTGCCAGCATCGTTGCACTTGGATTTTCTTGCACACAGAATAGAAGATTACGGCGCCAGGTTGAATCACTCCAAAATCTCAACACTAGTCTCACCACCGAAAAGCTACGAAGTTATAGCATATCCCGTTCCAGCCCAACTTCGTCGGCGAGGCCAAGTGTTTCAGCGCCATTAGCTCCGCCTCTACTGATTACAACAGCGGCAGCGAACGACGATCCGGTCAGCTCAGAGCCCAAGACTTCAGTTGAAGACTACCTTCCACCGATATCCGCTCGGTCTCCATTGACAGCAAATACTCCCTCGAGGTCACCACATGATGGCCCAAGCCGGACAGCAATGGAGAGGAGGCCTTCATCAGCATGGGTCCCTGAAAACAGCTACACAAATGAAGAGCCAATCCGCACCCCGAGAACTCCCATCACTGCGGCGTATCACCATCACCTGTCAATGGTCAACCAAGCCCTAGGTCCATCGTCGGCGAGATCTATGTATGGGGTTGGGTCATCAGATCCTCTgccccaaacccatccacAGCACCACCATTATCAACATCCGCAAGAAGGTCAGTGGCATGGACCACCTGGATACCCTATCGCTATGCCATCACCAATCAGACCCGCCGCTCATGAGGAGCAAAGACCGAGCTGGCCAATACGGGATGGACAGAACGCGAGGTACACTACGTACACTCAGAGCGAGTATTTCCCGGACCAATCTGAATCATACAACAGCAGTACGCCGCCAGAATATCAGTATGAAGTGGGGGGTAATTCGATTTCGGAACTGCCGGGGTCAGCAGAGAGAGGGAAACGTTGA
- a CDS encoding hypothetical protein (COG:O; MEROPS:MER0011254; EggNog:ENOG503NZZU), whose translation MKPSTLLTFLAHLVATEACLTEQERHGGHIIDLKAHLARGTINRRQANLGTVPVAVGDRFQNGTTVPIGIGYNANATFDTILNCEEIKSAVFGLAKQYGKDKFQYFEMPYKTYENRAMYGARVGGSGKKGDKGYKVLLESGIHSRERGGPDHLIYFISDLLRAAKDKKGLVYGGMSYSTAQVQSALSLGIVIIPVVNPDGLAFDQATDSCWRKNRNLDRAIDGEPVSVGVDLNRNFAPVWNFTKAFAPGVDPSSDDPNSEIYHGTGPLSEPETKNVDWTLDQFPDLGWFLDLHSPATLVLYGCCHDSNQAVDRAQNWQNKTFDGKRGVVPDRSGFEYKEFLEQKDWDALTLAAARVAGGMTDSTGRFYRSLQAPHLYPSSGCSADQGLVRAALDPKKKKMYGIGVEFGEWNYQAECLFYPTQEQHRLNMIESSVAFMELLLAAVRLG comes from the coding sequence ATGAAGccatccaccctcctcaccttccttGCCCACCTCGTGGCGACCGAAGCCTGTCTCACTGAGCAGGAGCGGCACGGCGGCCACATCATCGACCTCAAAGCCCACCTTGCCAGAGGCACCATCAATCGCCGTCAAGCCAACCTCGGCACCGTTCCCGTCGCTGTTGGTGACCGCTTCCAGAACGGCACCACCGTCCCCATCGGTATCGGTTACAACGCCAATGCCACCTtcgacaccatcctcaactGCGAAGAGATCAAGTCTGCCGTGTTTGGCCTTGCCAAACAGTATGGCAAGGACAAATTCCAGTACTTTGAGATGCCGTACAAGACGTACGAGAACAGGGCCATGTATGGTGCCAGGGTTGGTGGGAGTGGCAAGAAGGGAGACAAGGGGTACAAGGTTCTTCTCGAGAGCGGTATTCACTCGCGTGAGAGAGGTGGGCCAGATCATTTGATTTATTTCATTTCTGACCTCCTCCGTGCTGcaaaggacaagaagggaTTGGTGTATGGTGGCATGTCGTATTCCACGGCCCAGGTCCAGTCGGCTTTGTCACTGggcatcgtcatcatccctGTTGTCAACCCAGATGGACTGGCTTTCGATCAAGCGACCGACTCTTGCTGGCGCAAGAATCGTAACCTAGATAGGGCGATTGATGGAGAGCCTGTGTCGGTTGGTGTGGACTTGAACCGCAACTTTGCGCCGGTTTGGAACTTCACCAAGGCTTTCGCGCCTGGAGTTGACCCCTCCTCTGACGACCCGAACAGCGAGATTTATCACGGTACTGGACCGCTGTCGGAGCCGGAGACGAAGAATGTTGACTGGACACTCGACCAGTTTCCTGACCTTGGGTGGTTCCTGGACCTACACTCGCCGGCAACGTTGGTGCTGTACGGATGTTGTCACGATTCGAACCAGGCTGTGGATAGGGCCCAGAACTGGCAGAACAAGACCTTTGACGGGAAGAGAGGTGTGGTGCCAGATAGGTCAGGTTTCGAGTACAAGGAATTCTTGGAGCAGAAGGACTGGGATGCTCTGACGCTAGCAGCCGCGAGGGTTGCGGGTGGAATGACAGACTCGACGGGACGCTTTTACCGGTCACTTCAAGCTCCTCATTTGTATCCCAGCAGTGGCTGCTCCGCGGACCAGGGCCTTGTCAGGGCAGCTTTGgatccgaagaagaagaaaatgtATGGGATTGGggtggagtttggggagtGGAATTACCAGGCTGAGTGCTTGTTCTACCCGACTCAAGAGCAGCACAGGCTGAACATGATTGAGAGCAGTGTAGCTTTCATGGAGTtgcttcttgctgctgtcagGTTGGGATGA